The stretch of DNA ATGGATGGAAGAAAGGGACTGATGTGTGAGAAGGGAAAGGGTTAAACAAGGAAAGGCTGTCGTGGGAGTCAACTTCCTGTAGGAGGCGGCGGTGTGCAAAGATTGTACCTGTTCTCATGAGGAAGTCCCTCCCATTGCGAACGTGCTTCCTCAAGTAGGCAGGACATTCCTCAGTGTGATAATGCTTCTTCCATTGATTATAGCTGTCATCTTGGTCCCACTTGTGTTTGGTGACGACAGCTTGCGGCTTGACCGCGATCCACCTCAGTCCCTTCAAATCAAACGATATAAAGTCTTCTCCGTCGTAAGCGAAGTGTTGCCAACCGTCCACCTCGCCGGTCTCATCGTCCCATTCGCAGCCAGAGATCCGCTGGACCATGTGAACACCTGAGAGAAAGGCACGTGACGGTGTGTCCAGAGATAAGCCAACGTCTGCTGAAAAAGGGGACCGGCGCATGAAATGTCTTGAAAAGCTCCAAAGTTGGATGGCAACAAACCTCCAGTTTGGTTGAAGCGCTCTTGAAGATTTTTAATGTTGACTTTGTAGGTCTGCCCTATATTAATATTGCTCTGTGTGTTTCTCTCCCAGTAGCGTGAATCCTCGGCTGTGATTTTGTTCATCCAGTCCTGTTTGGGTCGATATTTCCTGCTCTTGCTGTCGTAGTGAACAATCTGAACACCGTCAACATAACCGACACTCAAGAACTCTGGAAAATTTGGAATTTGAGACGACGCTGTATGGATATACTTGAGCGTGTGGATCACTGAAAGAAAAAGCAAAAACATTTGTTCATCTGAGATCTCAAAATCTTCTACTCATCCCATTTAAAATGAGTGGCACACAGCAACACCTGAAAACATTTTCAtcatttttaatataatttacagggtgacccaaaaaaaaaaaaagtttacactgccataatacaacttaaatgccatgtttattcatcttagaattagaatttaatcacaaattgtacattattgtaaagaacatgtacagtacactctatttttcaatgtgtcctcccttaagtgtcacaacagcctccaggcgcctgtggaacgcttctttatgtaggatgctgtcatcttttcccaagatctaacaatggacctctccaaggctgccacagaagtttgtggcttcttacaggcactgtcctccacagttgcccatatgctataatccaggggattgagatctggactctgggttggccacatatcaccttgtcaatcaactttttggtccgcacagatcttcacttccagacccaggttttcgtgagctgttccagtatctttcagcttcttttgaatttagactgcacatctggatattctcagatttgctgcaatctcagtaggtttcagaccggcacgcagcaattcaggtacagctaaagttttcttcattttcagcagaagcacagaaattggagagacgagagattaccagctgcattgagtgaccttaatgtatcacttaaccatgacaatctatttagatatgtttcaatggcttttaaacaagcagtcaactgagtgtaaacttttgggtcaccctgtatgtagcctttcatttaaaaaaaacaacagtgtcgTGTCCAAATAAAATGGACATCAATTTACGAGCAAATATCTAGAAAACGAATAAAACGACTCAATGAAACGAGGCGCATTGTGCGTTTTATTCCTTCAAATTTGGAAGAGAAAATGCTCCATTGTGTGAGACAAGTGTTAAAAATGTGCGCCGCCTGCGATGACACGTCACGCCTAAATTGTGTCTAAATTTTGCATCGATGCAAAATACCAACATTTTCGACTCAAATAGTGCTTATGTGACCTCACGAATTCCATCGACGGCGCAAGACGTCCAAttccttttgactgggaggagcgaatgaacgttcgttcactcgcccctcccagtcaaaaaggaattggacgtctattattgtcaatggcagccatgagTTCAGAAAGAGTCATTTGCTTGCTGCAACAATCAAGTATTGTTGGATTTATTTACAGAAATtgtgcaccaaaaaaaaaagagctcaaacaaaacattttccacTTCTAAACAGCTTGTTGTTCTGAAAATAGTCGATTTTCTGACccgtgtatcgataattgtggatatcaccatatcgtgagaACATCGTGACCGTGAACCTTGTAACGCAAATCATATCAGAAGGTTACCACCCCTAATTTACAGGTATTTGAACAAGACTTGCCTATTTCAAAATTTTAGGGACACCTTGTACATGAACGAGATAAACAATAAaccaaaaatgttaatattggaaATGATTAGAACGTGGAAACATTATTTTAACCCCTTAACAGGACTTCCGAGCTTGAATTCTTCCACTTGACATCTTGAGGTAAACTTTGAAGCGAGCGTTGCTTCGTAAAGTGCGTCACAGTCGGACAAGATGATGAGGGAATGACCTTACCGGGCTTGACGTTTTGAATTTGCACAGCCACAAACAAAAGTGCCACCAACTTATTCATCCTGCACATTTTTGCCTCCTTTTTAGTCcgaaatccaagtacattggcatcaatagaatcgacacacacggccgtcaatggcattaaacaaagtaaatgtgtCAGAAAATTTCCGAGCAATCTTTTCCTCCTCCGACCGGCAGAACTGCATTCTCCAGTGGCCAAAAAGCAAAACTCTTGAATGTTGTACGACGAGTGCGACACGCCGAGGAGACTTCTGGTGAAAATCCTGCAGACCCATCCTGTCAAGTTACCTGTGCTTCCTTTGGAGCCGCAGCCATCTTCAGTGGACACCAGTATTTCCACCAAGCGTCCCAGCTTGGAGCTGTCCGAGTGGGATCGTCCCAATGTTACGTACGACGtgaccggtgttgtgccgaaaaatagtcggcctgcgtgaaatgtctccactgacgggaacgcttatttataacgctgtaTTGAGCGTTTGATTTATTAGtttatttattgtattattgagcgcccacacgtcactcgtacagctttttgttaccaatcgatggacatggaaacgatttttTTGTACCGTGaacatatgtattttttttttactctgcttgaactaatgtcatacctgtgtgattgtcattgagatatggtcgtgaaaacctgtagactaatacatttctgttcaaagagggTAATGTggtagcctggctctgccagactattctccctgtatttttcaaacactgagaggaatagtctgggaaccatcccattaacggccttttcgagcagacacaaaatcaatcgacaaatcagattcgtttatttgcgtgacgtgttcttcacgagcaacgtcactcttgcgcgtcgaaagtcgtctcttcagcAACACAaatggtgaacggcagagccgagaatatgtcccaatccacggtaaaatcagttttaaatgaccaaaaacacatcgacacgagtcattgacaacagtctgtctcgcgctagccatgtcgaataaactccgctctcttcgtatgtttacttccgcgcgcaagtccctcgttctGCCGTCGCCATTtgtctaacgtcacgtctgcccgtcgctgattggtccactccgctgtctgtttgctgtggcttgctccgccctggaaattgtttccgtgggaatggtggccagactcaatagctggaacagcgttgagtctggtgtaccaggctagtaaTGTGGACCAGTCCAcgacagtggcgccaccagggggctgGCCAGGggaggccacggccacccctataaattggttggccaccctgcTGGCCACCCCTCTTGCCAATATatagttagattgttgtagcatcagttatgcatttcatcccaaatgaatgcatttattttcttttgttaaatgtagggctgtcaaatttatcgcgttaacgggcggaaatttttaattaatcacatgaaaatatttatcgactAATGCATTtgcagtacgactcattcacgcattgccgcaaacagcctacagtggcgccgttttacttatatacagaggtaagaggcagagtggagtagatgcaatcattcattggggccgtgcttttaattggcaaaagcttagtcatctctcccacagcaactataaatattgtgggaagcaatgtggggaagaatgacaggagttgatctttttacttaacaccctgtagtgtacccaacgcagagaagatatagcatttgcagccaccacacacagtcatggttgcaccacttgcaTTTGGGCAAAacggttaagtcgctacagtatcatttactgaaagctcaacaaatacgctagatggcaatatttagtcacaacatacaaactcacatttatcctttaagaattacaagtttcaatccatggatccctttcacagaatgttaatgttaatgccatcttgtggatttattgttataataaacaaatacagtacttatgcacagtatgttgaatgtatatatccgtcttatctttccattccaactataatttacagaaaaatatagcatattttagagatggtttgaattgtgattaactacgattaattactttttaagctgtgattaactcgattaaaaattttaatcgtttgacagccctacttaaatgtacaccttatgcctaatatatacataacgcaataaaacagaattgttgtggaactcaaaatgttgactggacagttatggactatgcacatgaaatcattagtaacatcaaatattacacaatacaccatcacaagtatatcagtagccgtgtccttaagtctttctgatagttttcccctgacctttttactgtaataatataatgaaaacctgaaatgatggcttttagttttggtgtgctaccccaagattttaagtggccccatctggccacccctatgaaaaatttctggaggcgccactggtccacgatttgttactaaactgAAGTACTACTATTttgtctaatttatttatttaaaactgattttgcagtcgtaaatccattactgtaatgcgtccatgaaaacatttgatgttttcacctcaataaagcgttataaagaagcgttcccgtcaggggggacatttcacgcggggcggctatttttcggcacaacaccggcgtggCCAAGGGTCTGACTAAAGAGCGTCACAACCTCAAAAACGTCACCGCCTTCGAATGGCTGGTCACAAAAGCCCTCAACTATGCGGAAAATGAAGACACAACTCCGCGCAACAAGATTTGTCCTGTGTAAAAGCATAAAAGCTccctgcttttatgaagcaaaacaaaagtttgcaTGGGACTAATGCGCATGCACACAACGCGAATGCGATCTtccaacgatatattgtgcaggccttatTGAGGTTTGTGTTGTGTCCATCGCTGTTTTTCCTCTGAAGAGTCCTGAGAAGCTCGCCGAGCTCCCAACAAACTTATTTGTAGTGGCCAGAAATGGCACACTGACATAATAATTCAATATATGCAGGTGtgttctgaatgaactgaacagGAGGCTAGAACTGGATCAaaacaatgtatttattttgaataaaagaaacaaacaacaatAACGGGAAAGTGCAGGTGCCAAAAATTCTCATTAGTGGGGCTGGTATAATTTAAAACCAAACAATTTTAATAATCAGTGGCAAACTTAAGAACACAGCAACTTAAAAATACAACAACGCACAGCAAACGTCAGCCCCACAAACCCAGTAAATTGCACAATCCCGTTGATAAAATAACTTTAAAAACACTATaattaaaaggggaaaaaaactgacaccGTCCAGGTATATGTCCTATTAAATTGGGTAGACGGCATCGTGAATACATGTACACAAAGTATTAAAATACAGTTCCCAAATACCTCCGTGAAGGAATTAGGACACACGCTTCGTCACTGACACCTTGCAGGTGCCTGGATGCCAAAATAAAATGTCCAGATTAAGTTGATAACACAAATGGTGGCAAAATGCACAGATATACTTTCAAATGTAAGAACATATTACCTTCCACTATAAGTGTAAGGCGAGTATATCAACCGAGCGCCACACGCATCAGTCTTTGGCGTCCTCCGCTGGCGCACCTGTTCTGAAATGCGGTTGATCATGTGCTTGCCACAGGTAACGTGAGTGAGCACCCCTTGCTGGCTGCTCTTTTTAAACGTTTCCCCTGGGTCCTAGCGCCCTTCCCTCTACATATTGTTAGATTTATGTCATCCAAAATTGGCAAGAAATACAGACAGGGAGGTATGTTTGGTCTTTCTGGAGAGAAGCTGGCACCAGATGCACAGCTCAAAATGCCCAGCTAGATCAGCTTGTTCTGAACACTGCTACTCCTTTATTCGATCAGGGGTAGGAACAAATGAACATCCAATACATTCAAGTGTGACTGGGCATGGATACAGATGACTGAACTGCCCTCAGAGGTTGATTGATACTGTATTACCCTTGATTGATCAACTCAGACTTCCAGACACTCTCTCATCACAGAGAGGTCACATagagtcaagggcgtaggtttggtctcaacattggtcggGACGAAATAACGGCATAACGTGCATGTGcacattttgctggggacgagacACTAatcagaccaaacagattgggttcaCGGGGGTCAGGACTCCATTTCTCAAATATTAACCTAAGGCTAATTGATCAATGCCAAATAAATCTGGAATGAtttgtactaactttcatatggaTCGGTTCAGTGATACACGGTTCGATTCAAAccattgttttcaaaaactacttaagaaacattttgaaaatttccagaacaaatggatttttgagcaaattttaaattgcaagatttgaacacaaattacagcacacaagaaatacaaatttGTTCATAATCTCCTAACGATCCAAGAatgcaaaaacataaaaatttgtCCTAAGAACACTCAAAATTCTCTGTCTAAAAAAAgacactcgagttttgcaggttagcaaattcacacagtttaagttatgctaactctgatgcaggtcagcctttcagtagcaaaattagtggcgttttccccacttccacaacattgacgtatttttacatggctgacagcggctgctgctgctgtataATTATAATCTGCATAACAATCTCTAAACTATccaagaatgcaaaaaaaaccccaaaacatttGTCCAAAGAACACTCAATATtctctgtctaaataaagaaattcaaaaagtaatgcactcaattgcattgtttgtacaggattttaccaatcttgtttgtatttggcacaaacatgataggacacaccttttagcaattgttatatgtgtttttattttcagatttttaatgcttaaactagcttccacaatggctgcccctcttgaagcgagtcagaaacaaagagctgtagTCGAAGTCCTCGTTGCAGAGAAACCTCTCTGACGATTCACGACCGACTGGAAAATGTCTACAAGGATGATATCATAGACTATGGTACTGTAAAAAGATGGGTACAGCGATTTAACGATTTACGAGGTGGGTAAAGGCAGCATAACCGATAAGCCCCGCTgtctgacgagcttcaagaggggcagccattttggaagctagtttaagctttaaaaatctgaaaataagaacaCGTATgacaatcgcaaaaaggtgtgtcctatcatgtttgtgccaaataaaaacaaaattggtAAAATCATGTAcaagcaatgcacttgagtgcattactttttgaatgtccCTCGAATATGACCTACagtatatgaatgaatgaatgaaattattgtcattgtcatcagtatcattgacagttaaagagtgtgggatagtttggccaaGAAAGAGAAACATTGATACAGaatatggaataatttgcccgaaaagacgatgacaaaggaagacgggaaaaaaagcaaatgcttatcgatacctgttccccaacagcccgggacgcacagtctagCATGTTAGTGTTGCATAGTCCATTTTTTTACTCATATATCTttccaaaagtcattgattgccatggcatTTCGCaaaattgtcaatttgagtAGGTTCACTGGATAGGTTGATTTCCAAGTTGGTGTAGGGAGGGATGGCCGGGGGTATCATGGAGGCCCACGTCTGCTGTATCCGCTCCGGAAGATTAGTCATCATACTCCTTTGCCCGGTTCCCGCGAGCGAGCCTTTAATGATCCCGGATCTCCGTGATGATTTTCGTGACCATTTGAGCGGCGGCATCACTTAACGCTGCTTGTTCCTTCGAGGTCCTCGACGTCCTCAATCTGGAGAGACGTTAAGCATATGGGCCTCCATTTTCCCCAGGCATCCTCCACATATCCAGACGTGAAGGTGTCGGCCGGACATGGCCGATGGTTTGGTGTAGGTCTCATTGTACAAACTATTTTGTCCAATGAGCTTAGTGTCCACATCTCACAGCAGGTTAAACACAGCACGCACGTTCCAATAGCAGATCAGTGATCTAATTTTGCTGGAGGGCATATCTTCAGAGCATGCAATGTTATGTCTTAGtctctgtccctgacatttAATCACCCTTTGTTTGCCTTTTTGTTGTGGGAACAGATTGTtgcagatgtgtgtgtgtgcatcgaGCTATGTCTCATTTTGGTCCATGTAACGATTTAGTATAGTTTCTTTGTATGTCTTTTTGAAGTAATTCAATGATTTTATACTCGTAAGCGCTGCATCACATGTATTCCATTGGCGAGCCCCAATGTTCGTAATAgagaaatattttaatgtaacTGAAGTCATGATATACTGCAAAtacggttgcttaaaagttggtggggacaatttgagcatcctgaaaagttgctagtgttatgtccctaccatccttaAGCAAACTTAGGCCCTTGCATACAGTCAGTTCAAAAGTACAAGAACTGTGCAGCATACAATGAATGATCACTAGAACACTTTCATCTGGAATTAATGTATGAGGAAACATCAAATAATATGTACAAtttcccaaacatttatatacATCCAAGACGTTTCTTTGTTCCTGCAACCTGGCCAACAGAATGGCTCCCACAACCTAAGAAATGGGGTACCTCTGCCCTAAAGCTCACAACATATCATTATAATTGATACATCAATTTGATCTTAAAATACACCAAAGCAAACACAGAAGTCCCCATGACACAAATGGCCTAATTGGACAAGAAATGCAGTCTTTTTGCGCTTGCGTTGGAACATTGTGATCGTCTTCCAACGCCTGCAGGAAAAAGCACAAGAAATATTGACTCCGCTTTCAAAGAAGAACACAGTGGGCGTGTCGGACTTACCGTGTGAAAGCGTCTCACTCGGGAGCGGGCTCGGCTAAAGGAGTCTCGGCGGTCGGAGAAGCGGCCTCGGGAGTGCTCTTGGAGGAAGATGGCTCAGAAATAGCTGCAAAAGGCAAACAAATAAATGGAAAGATTTGGTGGACGTCAGACCTGAGCCTTGGCTTTGTTGAACtcgaagaaaagattttgactTACCAGCTTGGGTGTATTTGGCTGCAATCAAAAGATAACAAGCAACGTGGTCGTCGACGGCAATTAAAAAGATATTGCTGACAGAGTAAACGTTTCTTACCTTTCCAGAATTTGACGATGACGAGGACAATGACGATTCCAAGGGCTATGAGCACCAACGGGACGGTGATGGCCAACGCCGTCTTCCTCCTTTCTTCTGCTTCATAAAGCAACAGAGGTGATGTCGTCTTCATTTGACGAGAACGGAAGCGTGCGACTCACCTTCAATGCGTTCGTTGCTCAGGATCTTCGCGTGGTCCAGCGGGACGACGACGTCCTCCGGGACGCCGGCCAGCCGGAAGACGCACTCGTACTTGGCGTCGGCGTCCACCCAATTGAGGTCGGCGGTGGTCTGGAAGGTCCCGTCGTGGTTGGGGAGGGTCTCGCCCATCTCCACGTCCTCAAAGAGCCCCTCGCCGTCCTTCTTCCAAAACAGGGCGGCCTCCCTGGGGTAGAAACCCGTGGCGTGGCAGGTCACCGCCGACCGCGACGTCTTCTGCAGCAGGGAGATCCGCGGAAGCTCTGGACCAAAAATGCAGAGTGTACGGACTAAACCCGATTCTCAGTCTATTACTGGATGACAGTTAGGAGTTTGTGATGACGTGCGCCCAGTGCAGTTGAAGAAGCGTATCATACACAGCGAGTCCATTTCTCTTATCCAATAGTTCATTTTGGGGGCGTCTTGTAACTTAACTCAAATGCTCTTTATCCAAATAAAAGTAACAAACCAAAAGACTCAAAAACGTATTCACAACGGAACAGACAAAATGAGTACATTCCTTTCGAGCACAATGCACTAAGCCACAGTCAAAAACGTTTTTGCCCTCCTAACGAGCAACACCTGCGAAATgattagctgtcattttaagcgTACCGGGGCTGAACATAATCCAGGTCAGTGGACAGACACGATTTACAGCCCCTAGTGGTAAGgagtaaaattaaaatggttgAGACAATctacaagcagtgttgttaataacggcgttagaatataacggcgttactaacggcgttatttttttcagtaatgagtaatctaattaattacttttctcatcttggcagcgccgttaccgttactgaggcgggaatggCGTGCGGTACTATGCGACGAgaatcggtagatatcacatattatagaactagatgcaaatgacagacacggctgcattggca from Corythoichthys intestinalis isolate RoL2023-P3 chromosome 22, ASM3026506v1, whole genome shotgun sequence encodes:
- the LOC130910468 gene encoding class I histocompatibility antigen, F10 alpha chain-like codes for the protein MCRMNKLVALLFVAVQIQNVKPVIHTLKYIHTASSQIPNFPEFLSVGYVDGVQIVHYDSKSRKYRPKQDWMNKITAEDSRYWERNTQSNINIGQTYKVNIKNLQERFNQTGGVHMVQRISGCEWDDETGEVDGWQHFAYDGEDFISFDLKGLRWIAVKPQAVVTKHKWDQDDSYNQWKKHYHTEECPAYLRKHVRNGRDFLMRTELPRISLLQKTSRSPVTCHATGFYPREADLFWKKDGKQLFEDVEMGDTLPNHDGTFQTTADLIVVDANAKYECVFQLPGVPEDVVVPLDPAKVLSNERIEAEERRKMALAVGIPLASLALILTIVVVVIVVQRKKADYTRAANSEQSSSESASEAASSAETSFAEPAPE